The Microbacterium maritypicum genome contains a region encoding:
- the dapE gene encoding succinyl-diaminopimelate desuccinylase produces the protein MVLDLTVSSVDLTRAICDIPSVSGEEKSLADAIEAAVTPLEHLDVFRHGNTIVARTDRGRAQRVAIAGHIDTVPINANLPTRDIEIDGVHYLWGRGTVDMKAGTAVQLKLAAELTDPAIDITWMWYDNEEIEASKNGLGLLAAVRPDLFEADFAILGEPSNGEVEGGCNGALRALVRTSGVRAHSARAWIGENAIHRAAPILTRLAEYRAKEVLVEGLLYRESLSAVRIAGGVAGNVIPDACEVEVNYRFAPSKSAADAEAHLRGVLAGFDIEITDAAEGARPGLDAEIAKQFVAAVGAEPRPKYGWTDVARFSALGIPAVNYGPGDPHLAHHDEERVPLAQIDAVERGLRAWLTSR, from the coding sequence ATGGTGCTCGATCTGACCGTGTCCTCCGTCGACCTCACCCGTGCGATCTGCGATATCCCGAGCGTCTCCGGTGAGGAGAAGAGCTTGGCCGATGCGATCGAGGCAGCGGTGACGCCGTTGGAGCACCTCGACGTCTTCCGTCACGGGAACACGATCGTCGCCCGCACCGACCGCGGCCGGGCACAGCGCGTCGCGATCGCCGGTCACATCGACACCGTGCCGATCAACGCGAACCTGCCGACCCGCGACATCGAGATCGACGGGGTGCACTATCTCTGGGGGCGCGGCACCGTCGACATGAAGGCGGGCACCGCCGTGCAGCTGAAGCTCGCGGCCGAACTGACCGACCCCGCGATCGACATCACGTGGATGTGGTACGACAACGAGGAGATCGAGGCTTCGAAGAACGGCCTCGGATTGCTCGCCGCCGTGCGCCCCGATCTCTTCGAGGCCGACTTCGCGATCCTGGGGGAACCGTCCAACGGCGAGGTCGAGGGCGGGTGCAACGGCGCTCTCCGCGCGCTCGTGCGCACGAGCGGCGTGCGCGCCCACAGCGCACGCGCCTGGATCGGCGAGAACGCGATCCACCGCGCCGCGCCCATCCTCACCCGGCTGGCGGAGTACCGCGCCAAGGAGGTGCTGGTCGAGGGGCTGCTGTACCGCGAGAGCTTGAGCGCGGTGCGCATCGCGGGTGGAGTCGCGGGCAACGTGATCCCGGACGCGTGCGAGGTCGAGGTCAACTACCGGTTCGCGCCGAGCAAGTCGGCGGCCGACGCCGAGGCCCATCTGCGTGGAGTCCTCGCCGGCTTCGACATCGAGATCACGGATGCCGCCGAGGGTGCGCGTCCCGGCCTCGACGCCGAGATCGCGAAGCAGTTCGTGGCCGCCGTCGGCGCAGAGCCCCGGCCGAAGTACGGCTGGACCGACGTCGCACGCTTCTCCGCGCTCGGGATCCCCGCGGTGAACTACGGCCCCGGCGACCCGCATCTCGCCCACCACGATGAGGAGCGCGTTCCCCTCGCGCAGATCGACGCCGTGGAGCGGGGCCTTCGCGCATGGCTCACGTCGCGCTGA
- a CDS encoding DUF3117 domain-containing protein yields MAAMKPRTGDGPMEAVKEGRLIIVRVPLEGGGRLVVSVNDAEAKELHDVLAAVVAPA; encoded by the coding sequence ATGGCAGCGATGAAGCCGAGGACCGGAGACGGGCCTATGGAAGCCGTGAAAGAAGGACGACTCATCATCGTGCGCGTTCCGCTCGAAGGCGGCGGCCGCCTGGTCGTCTCTGTGAACGACGCCGAGGCCAAGGAGCTTCACGACGTGCTTGCCGCCGTCGTGGCACCGGCCTGA
- a CDS encoding O-methyltransferase codes for MSEYDANARFLRESIVEPDAITRARAHAVELGAMPISAAVGSQIAVLAAATSARSIVEIGTGAGVSGLWLLRGAPQAVLTSIDNEPEHLAAARQAFADAKIPSTRARFITGRAIDVLPRMNENSYDIVLVDADPEHVIEYVEHGLRLARTGGLVLVPRVLAGGRVADPVQRDEITSAYRSLVQETQESSAVLATLSPAGEGLLQLISLAERD; via the coding sequence ATGAGCGAGTATGACGCGAACGCGCGTTTTCTGCGCGAGTCCATCGTGGAACCCGACGCCATCACCCGCGCCCGCGCACATGCGGTCGAGCTGGGAGCGATGCCGATCAGCGCGGCCGTCGGCTCGCAGATCGCCGTGCTCGCCGCGGCGACCAGCGCCCGTTCCATCGTCGAGATCGGCACCGGAGCCGGCGTCTCCGGACTCTGGCTGCTGCGTGGAGCGCCGCAGGCCGTGCTCACCTCGATCGACAACGAGCCGGAGCATCTCGCCGCGGCACGGCAGGCCTTCGCCGATGCGAAGATCCCGTCCACACGAGCCCGCTTCATCACGGGGCGAGCGATCGATGTGCTCCCCCGAATGAACGAGAACTCCTACGACATCGTGCTGGTGGACGCCGATCCCGAGCACGTCATCGAATACGTCGAGCACGGTCTGCGTCTCGCACGCACCGGGGGGCTCGTCCTCGTGCCCCGGGTGCTCGCAGGCGGCCGCGTCGCCGACCCCGTGCAGCGCGACGAGATCACCTCGGCCTACCGGTCCCTCGTGCAGGAGACGCAGGAGTCCTCGGCCGTCCTGGCCACGCTCTCCCCCGCCGGCGAAGGACTGCTGCAGCTGATCAGCCTCGCAGAGCGCGACTGA
- a CDS encoding twin-arginine translocase TatA/TatE family subunit — translation MTFGLTFEKLLLIGLIAVLIIGPERLPRAAESFSRMVRKAGEYLRATKTRVREEMGPEIDDVDWRKLDPRQYDPRRIIRDALMEEPQPATPMQARETIAEPIAGTVAPTRVAPQEFSATNRPPFDPEAT, via the coding sequence ATGACGTTCGGGCTCACTTTCGAGAAGCTGCTGCTGATCGGCCTCATCGCGGTCCTGATCATCGGCCCCGAACGTCTGCCGCGGGCGGCGGAGAGCTTCTCCCGCATGGTCCGCAAGGCCGGCGAGTACCTGCGCGCGACCAAGACGAGGGTGCGCGAGGAGATGGGGCCCGAGATCGACGACGTCGACTGGCGCAAGCTCGACCCTCGTCAGTACGACCCCCGCCGGATCATCCGCGACGCGCTGATGGAGGAACCTCAGCCCGCGACTCCCATGCAGGCGCGCGAGACGATCGCGGAGCCGATCGCCGGAACCGTCGCCCCCACGCGTGTGGCTCCGCAGGAGTTCAGCGCGACCAATCGCCCGCCTTTCGACCCTGAAGCCACGTGA
- a CDS encoding YcxB family protein translates to MSPRSLTVDESLLRRMARDAAIYSLTRPSALVMWFALAGALVLSILNLSAPVSPGEEAPFAAGWMPVIIAGLAGFAVFMSISGARTAVRIAMPVEQVVWVALEDDRLQVGSGRRRSDIDYRTFQKMHVGKDAVLLKLRDAAVATAIPRALLTDDDIATLRSKIS, encoded by the coding sequence GTGTCCCCACGCTCCCTGACCGTCGACGAGAGCCTGCTGCGACGGATGGCGCGCGACGCCGCGATCTATTCGCTGACCCGCCCGTCCGCCCTCGTGATGTGGTTCGCCCTCGCCGGTGCGCTGGTGCTCAGCATCCTCAATCTCAGCGCCCCCGTGTCACCGGGGGAAGAAGCCCCGTTCGCCGCGGGCTGGATGCCCGTGATCATCGCCGGGCTCGCCGGCTTCGCCGTCTTCATGTCCATCTCGGGCGCCCGAACGGCCGTGCGGATCGCGATGCCGGTGGAGCAGGTGGTGTGGGTGGCCCTCGAGGACGACAGGCTGCAGGTGGGCAGCGGTCGCCGTCGATCCGACATCGACTACCGCACGTTCCAGAAGATGCACGTGGGCAAGGACGCCGTGCTGCTGAAGCTGCGTGACGCCGCGGTCGCCACTGCGATCCCCCGTGCCCTGCTCACGGACGACGACATCGCGACTCTCCGCTCCAAGATCTCCTAG